A genome region from Taeniopygia guttata chromosome 5, bTaeGut7.mat, whole genome shotgun sequence includes the following:
- the LPXN gene encoding leupaxin isoform X1, which translates to MGGQSHLGLSIPCWDLPSRVTWDRLYPAYLQCSLQEPVGKSCGGRGGGGLGPGLGVDTTASPLSAMCSTPVPVPKPLLPSAPHTEAARQLDELLADLGHTQSKLAAAGQGAGVPTESLLDNMLDSLTRDLQELGITAAPAGVCAACRKPIAGKVLTALGKTWHPEHFTCARCGQELDKGPYFEQGGQAFCEEDYHQAFSPRCAYCAGPIREKVLTALEQTWHPEHFFCAHCGKMFGDEGFLERNGKPYCHQDFLAMFAPKCQGCERPVVDNYLSALQGVWHTECFVCTECLTGFTGGSFFELEGRPYCELHFHQRQGTICHGCSRPVTGRCITAAGRRYHPEHFICTYCLGRLHKGTFCEYSDKMYCQPCYNKLFA; encoded by the exons ATGGGAGGGCAGAGCCATCTGGGACTGTCCATTCCTTGCTGGGATCTGCCATCCAGGGTCACCTGGGACAGACTGTATCCTGCATACCTGCAGTGCTCCCTGCAGGAGCCTGTGGGAAAGAGCTGTGGTGGCAGGGGTGGAGGGGGTCTTGGTCCTGGCCTTGGGGTGGACACCACAGCATCTCCCCTCTCTGCCATGTGCAGCACCCCTGTGCCAGTCCCAAAGCCgctgctcccctcagccccacacACGGAGGCCGCCCGGCAGCTGGATGAGCTCCTGGCCGACCTGGGCCACACGCAGAGCAAG ctggcagctgcagggcagggagctggggtgcCCACGGAGTCCCTGCTGGACAACATGCTGGACAGCCTCACCCGggacctgcaggagctgggcatcACGGCCGCACCCGCCGGCGTCTGCGCCGCCTGCCGCAAGCCCATCGCCGGCAAG GTGCTCACAGCCCTGGGCAAAACCTGGCACCCCGAGCACTTCACCTGTGCCCGCTGCgggcaggagctggacaagGGGCCCTACTTCGAGCAAGGAGGGCAGGCGTTCTGTGAGGAGGATTATCACCAGGCCTTCTCCCCGCGCTGTGCCTACTGCGCCGGCCCCATCCGCGAG aaagtCCTCACGGCCCTGGAGCAGACCTGGCACCCCGAGCACTTCTTCTGTGCCCACTGTGGGAAGATGTTTGGAGATGAGG GGTTCCTGGAGCGCAATGGGAAGCCATACTGCCACCAGGACTTCCTGGCCATGTTCGCCCCCAAATGCCAGGGCTGTGAGCGCCCTGTCGTGGACAACTACCTGTCGGCCCTGCAGGGCGTCTGGCACACCGAGTGCTTCGTGTGCACG GAGTGCTTGACTGGCTTCACCGGCGGGTCCTTCTTCGAGCTGGAGGGGAGGCCCTACTGCGAGCTGCACTTCCACCAGCGGCAGGGCACCATCTGCCACGGCTGCAGCCGCCCCGTCACCGGGCGCTGCATCACGGCCGCGGGGCGCAGGTACCACCCCGAGCACTTCATCTGCACCTACTGCCTGGGCCGGCTGCACAAGGGAACCTTCTGCGAGTACAGCGACAAGATGTACTGCCAGCCCTGCTACAACAAGCTCTTTGCCTGA
- the LPXN gene encoding leupaxin isoform X2, translated as MEDLDALLEELEQSSCLASKDSVLQGPSSSQDAQHGSLKAPLPPQAQPPGEDLDSVYSTPVPVPKPLLPSAPHTEAARQLDELLADLGHTQSKLAAAGQGAGVPTESLLDNMLDSLTRDLQELGITAAPAGVCAACRKPIAGKVLTALGKTWHPEHFTCARCGQELDKGPYFEQGGQAFCEEDYHQAFSPRCAYCAGPIREKVLTALEQTWHPEHFFCAHCGKMFGDEGFLERNGKPYCHQDFLAMFAPKCQGCERPVVDNYLSALQGVWHTECFVCTECLTGFTGGSFFELEGRPYCELHFHQRQGTICHGCSRPVTGRCITAAGRRYHPEHFICTYCLGRLHKGTFCEYSDKMYCQPCYNKLFA; from the exons ATGGAGGATTTAG ATGCTTTGCTGGAAGAactggagcagagctcctgcctggcctCCAAGGACAGTGTGCTGCAGGGACCAAGCTCCAGCCAGGATGCCCAGCATGGCAGCCTGAAG GCACCGCTGCCGCCTCAAGCTCAGCCTCCAGGAGAAGATTTGGATTCAGTGTACAG CACCCCTGTGCCAGTCCCAAAGCCgctgctcccctcagccccacacACGGAGGCCGCCCGGCAGCTGGATGAGCTCCTGGCCGACCTGGGCCACACGCAGAGCAAG ctggcagctgcagggcagggagctggggtgcCCACGGAGTCCCTGCTGGACAACATGCTGGACAGCCTCACCCGggacctgcaggagctgggcatcACGGCCGCACCCGCCGGCGTCTGCGCCGCCTGCCGCAAGCCCATCGCCGGCAAG GTGCTCACAGCCCTGGGCAAAACCTGGCACCCCGAGCACTTCACCTGTGCCCGCTGCgggcaggagctggacaagGGGCCCTACTTCGAGCAAGGAGGGCAGGCGTTCTGTGAGGAGGATTATCACCAGGCCTTCTCCCCGCGCTGTGCCTACTGCGCCGGCCCCATCCGCGAG aaagtCCTCACGGCCCTGGAGCAGACCTGGCACCCCGAGCACTTCTTCTGTGCCCACTGTGGGAAGATGTTTGGAGATGAGG GGTTCCTGGAGCGCAATGGGAAGCCATACTGCCACCAGGACTTCCTGGCCATGTTCGCCCCCAAATGCCAGGGCTGTGAGCGCCCTGTCGTGGACAACTACCTGTCGGCCCTGCAGGGCGTCTGGCACACCGAGTGCTTCGTGTGCACG GAGTGCTTGACTGGCTTCACCGGCGGGTCCTTCTTCGAGCTGGAGGGGAGGCCCTACTGCGAGCTGCACTTCCACCAGCGGCAGGGCACCATCTGCCACGGCTGCAGCCGCCCCGTCACCGGGCGCTGCATCACGGCCGCGGGGCGCAGGTACCACCCCGAGCACTTCATCTGCACCTACTGCCTGGGCCGGCTGCACAAGGGAACCTTCTGCGAGTACAGCGACAAGATGTACTGCCAGCCCTGCTACAACAAGCTCTTTGCCTGA